Sequence from the Pedobacter sp. D749 genome:
TTCCTGATTTAAGCTGCTGCAAATATGACCTGAACTTTTTCCCGGAATAAATAATGAAAAGAAAAAACACCTATTTTTTTTTACTGTTAATGGCAATAGCGCTGAATGGCTTTGCGCAAAAAACAATAGAAATCACAACAAAAAACAATGTGCTGATTTTAGAAACAGATCGTGACAACACTTTATTATCAACCTACCTTGGCAAAAAACTAGACAACGCGGGCGAATACCCGGGCATACAGGCATTAGATAAATATAAGCCTGGCTCTGATGATCTTTTAAACAAACGTGAAGCTTACATTGCCTCCGGCTCGCTTAATTTATTAGAGCCGGCATTAACCGTCACCCATAACGATGGAAACAAATCGACGGTATTAACATTTTTTGATGTAAAAACTGAACAGCTGGATCAGAACAGAAAATTGACCAGCATCATCCTTAAAGATCTAAAATACAATTTTCAGGTGACCTTAAAATACCTGGCTTATTTTAATGAAAACGTAATTGAGCAGTGGACTGAAATCAGGCATCAGGAGAAAGGCACAGTAGTGCTCAACAAATATGCTTCAGCAAATCTTACGCTGAGTGGAAAAAAATTCTTCCTTAAAAACCAATATAGCGGTGCTACCCGCGAAATGCGATCGGAAGAGCAGCAATTACTGCATGGCATAAAAACCATCGATTCGAAACTGGGAACCAGAACAAACCTGCTTCATTCTTCTTCTTTTATGGTTTCGATAGATCAGCCTGCAACTGAAGACCTGGGTGAAGTAATTGCCGGATCGCTGGCATGGACCGGAAACTTTAAGTTGGATTTTGAAACTTTTGACGAGTATTACCTCCGGGTAACTGCCGGGATCAATAATTTTTCTTCTAATTATACTTTAAAGGCTGGCGAAAATTTCGTTACCCCCCGCTTTATTTATACTTACTCATCGGCAGGAAAGGGTTTAGCCAGCAGGAATTTGCACGATTGGGCCAGAAACTATCAGCTATTAGATGGCAAAGGCGAAAGGTCTACCATCTTAAACAACTGGGAAACCACTTATTTCGATTTTAATGATGAGAAACTAAATGAATTGACTAAGGATACCAAAAAATTAGGTGTTGATGTTTTTTTATTGGATGATGGCTGGTTTGGCAATAAATATCCACGTAATGGCTCTACTGCTGGTTTGGGCGATTGGCAGTATAACAGACAAAAATTGAAGAATGGCATCAGTGCTTTGGGTAAAGAGGCCACCGCTAGCGGTGTAAAATTTGGCATCTGGATAGAACCTGAAATGGTAAACCCTAAAAGTGAGCTGTATGAAAACCATCCCGATTGGATAATCAGACAACCTGAAAGAAAAGAATATTACATGCGCAACCAGTTGGTGCTGGATTTAACCAACCCCAGGGTTCAGGATTTTATTTACAAAACAGTTGATGATATTTTTATGGAAGTACCTGAAGTTGCCTTCATTAAATGGGATTGTAATTCTCTGATATACAATGCCAATTCCCCTACGTTAAAAAACCAGGATCATTTTTATCTTGAATATATCAGGGGATTAAACAGCGTACTGGATAGGATTAGAAAAAAATACCCTAAAACGCCAATGATGCTTTGTGCCGGAGGTGGTTCAAGAGTTGATTATGCTGCACTACAATATTTCACCGAATTTTGGCCCAGCGATAATACCAATCCATACGACCGGATTTTTATTCAATGGGAATATTCGTATTATTTCCCTGCTATTGCAATAGATAACCACATTACCGATATGGGTAAACAGCCTATTAAATTTAAAACAGATGTGGCTATGATGGGAAAACTCGGTTATGATGTACGCGTAAATGAGTTAAGTAAAAATGATTTGCTTTTTAGCCAGAATGCCGTTAAAACCTATAATAGCTTTAAAGATATTATCTGGCATGGCCAACAATACCGTCTGCAGGATCCATATGAAAATAAAATAGCTTCAATTGCTTATGTTAATGAGTCAAAAGATCAGGCCATTGTTTTCAACTATTATGTGGCTACCCTGTTTACAAACGGTGTGATATTGCCGATTAAACTAAGAGGATTAGATTCAGCTAAAAGGTATAAAATAGAAGAAATTAATCTCTACCCTGGCGTTAAATCGCCGATTGACAGCACCAAAGTTTACTCTGGCGACTTTTTAATGAAAGTAGGCTTTAATCCGGAAGCAAATGCTTACAGAACCAGCGTAGTTTTAAAGATCCAGGCTATATAAATTGTTAAAACCATCACCGAACTATCATTGACAGCCTCCAAAAAAAGGTCGTCATTGCGAGGAGGAACGACGAAGCAATCTATCATACCAGTAATCGTTGCTATAAAGATTGCTTCGTCGGCTGAAAAAGCCTTCTCGCAATGACGATCCCTTATAATCCATATTAAAAAGCAAAGCGCAATTATTGCATCAGCCTGTAATCTTCTTCTGCCTTTTTTACCTGGTCATAAATTCCGGGGTCGTGTTTCTTAATTTTAATTTTCACATATTTGGAAGCGGGCATATTACTTTCCGCTACCACATTATTTACTGAAACCAACACATTGGTTTCGGGGAAATAAGTAACGGTATTCTTCTCCGGAATTTCGTAGGCAACAATTACAAACAATGGGGCAATTCGTGTTATTCCATCATCATAATTAAACAGATCAACCTTATCCCCTGCCTTCAGTCCGAGTTTTTTGATATCTTTTTGATTCATAAAAATTACCCGCCGCTCATTTTTGATTCCCCTGTAGCGGTCATCCAACCCATA
This genomic interval carries:
- a CDS encoding alpha-galactosidase, which gives rise to MKRKNTYFFLLLMAIALNGFAQKTIEITTKNNVLILETDRDNTLLSTYLGKKLDNAGEYPGIQALDKYKPGSDDLLNKREAYIASGSLNLLEPALTVTHNDGNKSTVLTFFDVKTEQLDQNRKLTSIILKDLKYNFQVTLKYLAYFNENVIEQWTEIRHQEKGTVVLNKYASANLTLSGKKFFLKNQYSGATREMRSEEQQLLHGIKTIDSKLGTRTNLLHSSSFMVSIDQPATEDLGEVIAGSLAWTGNFKLDFETFDEYYLRVTAGINNFSSNYTLKAGENFVTPRFIYTYSSAGKGLASRNLHDWARNYQLLDGKGERSTILNNWETTYFDFNDEKLNELTKDTKKLGVDVFLLDDGWFGNKYPRNGSTAGLGDWQYNRQKLKNGISALGKEATASGVKFGIWIEPEMVNPKSELYENHPDWIIRQPERKEYYMRNQLVLDLTNPRVQDFIYKTVDDIFMEVPEVAFIKWDCNSLIYNANSPTLKNQDHFYLEYIRGLNSVLDRIRKKYPKTPMMLCAGGGSRVDYAALQYFTEFWPSDNTNPYDRIFIQWEYSYYFPAIAIDNHITDMGKQPIKFKTDVAMMGKLGYDVRVNELSKNDLLFSQNAVKTYNSFKDIIWHGQQYRLQDPYENKIASIAYVNESKDQAIVFNYYVATLFTNGVILPIKLRGLDSAKRYKIEEINLYPGVKSPIDSTKVYSGDFLMKVGFNPEANAYRTSVVLKIQAI